A single genomic interval of Musa acuminata AAA Group cultivar baxijiao chromosome BXJ3-4, Cavendish_Baxijiao_AAA, whole genome shotgun sequence harbors:
- the LOC135634879 gene encoding transcription factor bHLH110-like gives MAEEAFETSVASSSSVSANSWWEIPANSVATRSSVSQWPRPSLRSASSCDEDNISVCNTTSFTDVSPHSGLSMNSSSVGLSGEPVENHHLWNQVLLNVGSGGDMRGNHDDDDGENLLEVMTSKGFTPDEMFEPACDYLKKLDGSWEFENPLSLNSLKKQLGNYTGSTMVQVAGVTKDISEMVSNRSIAPPNPQLDRHVAPSACGFPITPPMAQYSTSNVAHANHEILHSPSYPDGDMARGRSTGHMSYYDRIIKAESHHQDMGAAATSFLRNGVGYHQVSAVGLDNKFCAAGTSELPWTSTRSLSDLISFSGCLNKLPVDVLRPSRPYLKGSDSSDTRKHGHDSSSTRGNGMVSGASEGKKKRSEESSETVSKKSKHENSAASSLKLQAPKVRLADKITALQQLVSPFGKTDTASVLLETINCIRVLQEQVQLLSDPFMKSSASKDHSSWGEMERKEKAEAKLDLRSKGLCLVPISCIPQVHRENCGPDYWMPTFRACLYR, from the exons ATGGCGGAAGAAGCCTTCGAGACCTCGGTTGCTAGCTCCTCCTCTGTGTCAGCCAACAGCTGGTGGGAGATCCCCGCCAACTCCGTCGCCACTCGGAGCAGCGTCAGCCAATGGCCAAGGCCGAGCCTCCGCTCCGCTTCGTCGTGTGACGAGGATAACATCTCCGTCTGCAACACCACTTCCTTCACCGACGTGTCCCCCCACTCGGGCCTCAGCatgaattcctcctccgtcggccTCTCAGGCGAGCCAGTGGAGAACCACCATTTGTGGAACCAGGTTCTATT AAATGTCGGGAGCGGCGGAGACATGCGCGGCAaccacgacgacgacgacggcgagAACCTGCTTGAAGTGATGACCTCCAAAGGCTTCACGCCGGACGAGATGTTTGAACCTGCTTGTGACTACCTCAAGAAATTGGACGGCAGCTGGGAATTCGAGAACCCACTGTCGCTGAACAGCCTCAAGAAGCAATTGGGCAACTACACCGGAAGCACAATGGTCCAGGTTGCAGGAGTGACCAAGGACATATCGGAAATGGTTAGCAACCGGTCTATTGCGCCTCCGAACCCGCAGCTCGATCGCCATGTTGCGCCATCAGCCTGCGGTTTCCCTATCACCCCACCGATGGCTCAGTATTCCACATCAAATGTCGCTCATGCCAACCATGAGATTCTTCATTCCCCATCGTATCCCGACGGTGATATGGCAAGGGGAAGAAGTACAGGTCATATGTCATATTACGATCGCATTATCAAAGCAGAGAGCCACCACCAAGACATGGGAGCTGCTGCAACTTCTTTCCTACGCAATGGCGTTGGCTACCACCAGGTTTCGGCCGTGGGACTCGACAACAAGTTCTGTGCAGCAGGGACGAGTGAGCTTCCTTGGACAAGCACGAGAAGTTTGTCGGACCTCATCTCCTTTAGTGGCTGTCTAAACAAGCTACCGGTGGATGTACTACGACCCTCAAGGCCTTATTTGAAGGGCTCGGATTCATCTGATACCAGGAAGCATGGACATGATAGTTCCTCT ACTAGAGGGAATGGGATGGTCTCTGGAGCAAGTGAAGGTAAGAAGAAACGATCCGAGGAGAGTTCAGAGACTGTGTCGAAGAAGTCCAAGCATGAGAACTCAGCCGCTTCATCTCTCAAG TTGCAGGCACCGAAGGTCAGGTTGGCAGATAAAATCACTGCACTGCAACAACTTGTGTCACCTTTCGGGAAG ACTGACACAGCATCAGTGCTACTCGAGACGATTAACTGCATCAGAGTTCTTCAAGAGCAAGTACAG TTGCTGAGTGACCCATTTATGAAGTCAAGTGCTAGCAAG GATCACAGTTCTTGGGGAGAgatggagaggaaggagaaagcaGAGGCGAAGCTTGACTTGAGGAGCAAAGGACTCTGCTTGGTTCCTATTTCTTGCATTCCTCAAGTCCACCGAGAAAATTGCGGACCGGACTACTGGATGCCAACGTTTCGAGCCTGTCTCTACAGATGA